A single genomic interval of Prionailurus viverrinus isolate Anna chromosome A2, UM_Priviv_1.0, whole genome shotgun sequence harbors:
- the LOC125149992 gene encoding olfactory receptor 24-like, with product MIPMEPRNRTSALEFILLGLSETPEQETLLFSLFLCMYVVMAMGNLSIILAISSDSHLHTPMYFFLANLSLVDFGLATNTVPKMLVNIQIRSKSISYACCLTQMYFFHFFGIVDSVLIAVMAYDRFVAICHPLHYTTIMSPRLCGLLAGSPWVFSYFISLTHILLMARLVFCGNNELPHYFCDLTPLLRLSCTDTSVNKIFVLIVAGLVIATPFICILASYARIIVAIMKVPSAGGRKKAFSTCSSHLSVVALLYGTTIGVYLCPSSVRTAVKEKASAVMYTTVTPMLNPFIYSLRNRDLKGALRKLANRKIISSS from the coding sequence ATGATACCCATGGAACCAAGGAACCGAACCAGCGCATTAGAATTCATCCTCCTGGGGCTTTCAGAAACTCCAGAGCAGGAgaccctcctcttctctctgttcctctgcatGTATGTGGTCATGGCCATGGGAAACCTTTCAATCATCCTGGCAATCAGCTCAgactcccacctccacacccccatgtacttcttcttAGCTAACCTGTCTTTGGTTGATTTTGGTCTGGCCACCAACACAGTCCCCAAGATGCTGGTGAACATCCAAATCAGGAGCAAGTCAATCTCCTATGCCTGCTGCCTGACCCAGATgtactttttccatttctttggcaTCGTTGACAGTGTCCTGATTGCTGTGATGGCTTATGACAGGTTTGTGGCTATATGTCACCCCTTACACTATACCACCATTATGAGCCCACGCCTCTGTGGCCTGCTGGCCGGTAGCCCATGGGTGTTTTCCTACTTTATATCCCTCACTCATATTCTCCTGATGGCTCGTCTGGTTTTCTGTGGGAACAATGAGCTACCTCACTACTTCTGTGACCTCACTCCCCTTCTCAGGCTTTCTTGCACTGACACGTCTGTGAACAAGATCTTTGTGCTCATTGTGGCTGGGCTGGTGATAGCCACACCTTTTATCTGCATCCTGGCCTCCTATGCTCGCATCATTGTGGCCATCATGAAAGTCCCTTCTGCAGGGGGCAGGAAGAAAGCCTTTTCCACCTGCAGCTCCCACCTCTCTGTGGTTGCTCTCCTTTATGGGACCACCATCGGGGTCtatctgtgtccctcctctgtcCGCACAGCTGTGAAGGAGAAAGCCTCTGCTGTGATGTACACTACAGTCAcccccatgctgaacccctttATCTATAGCTTGAGGAACAGAGATCTGAAGGGGGCCCTGAGGAAGCTTGCCAACAGAAAGATCATTTCATCTTCCTGA